The Spinacia oleracea cultivar Varoflay chromosome 2, BTI_SOV_V1, whole genome shotgun sequence DNA segment ACTGTCACAATCGGGAAAATGAAGTCATCAACGGATGCTGTTTTTAAGTAAGAAGATGTCGTTTAATTCCTTGCACGAAAAAAGACGCGAGCCGTTTTCTCTCCGTAGGCTGCTCGAATCCAAAACGAAGTTTCCCCTTCGCTCACAACCCTACTAATTTATCCAACGGAAGCAATCGACATGACTATTTCTAACGAGAACTCGCGAGACAGTAGAAGGAGCTAATTACTTAGCTTCTTACTTATTGATGACCCTTTTCTTTTGGGCCAACAAAGCCTTGAGAACGTGAGGGCTTGGTTCAGACAAAATCGGTAGTATTGTTTTATGGATCTAAAGTTTTTCGTTtaactattaaatgaattttcgttTCATTTTATTTAGCGACCCGCttcatgccattggtgtgaccttgcaggttcaatcaagagtaagttacGAGTCTAAGAATGATTAGTTCTTCCTGGTCGGAAGCATTGATCTCGTTGAACTAATTGTTTGGGCAATTAATCTGAACAATAATATTAGAACAATGCACTTTGGTTGAAGAACACATTTGCTTTTGTCTCTCACATGTCCTTTTGGCAAGTGTGTATTCTCATTCATTTGCCTCTTAGACTTATTGAACATAAGATAATATACAAGCTATCTTTAGATCCAGAAATGTTTCTCAAATTACTGAATTTAACTGTTAAAATTAAGATGATTAATTTATAATCAATTTGAGCACAATCATATTTTCGCCcacttatttcttatttaataaaattaactcAATTTCCTTATCTTTTAAGTCGGTCAAAGTGCACCatttaataaattataaataaagtAGAAAAATAGTCAGATCAATTAATAGGACGGGTGAATAATAATGGAGCGGGTTTTAATAAGCACATATTCATTTGACTTGTATCTTCTATAGTAAGACAACCAGAACCTTACAGGCTTTATAAAAGAAAAGTTAGCTACAGTCTGAATCTCCCATCCGTGCAccttaatcaaaatttaaactTGGACCATTTTTTATTTCAGGGaagacaatttatttatttttattttaagtaaAAACAGTACTCATATTACAGTGACAGCAAATCCACCATAAATAAaatccaaaaagaaaaaaaaagtaaaaatataaatttcctAAATAAAACGGGCAACACCCAAAATTTCTCCGCCCTCCTTCCTCTGAATCTCACTCCATTGGATAACTTCAcagaaaagaagagagaaaaaaaaagttgaagaactgaaaattaagaaaaaaaattaaatagaaaaaAATGAGGATGAGGTTATCCTCTATTTCAAAGCCCATATCAAGTCCTGGTAGGACAGATAAATTCCCACCGCCATTAATGAGGTTTCTGCGAAGCAATGTGGGAAGTCGAAGCAGTAGGGGAAGAACAAGGAGAAGACCGTTGTTTATGCGGCGAAAGAAGTCTTTAACGGCAGCATCTGCTATCGAAACGACTCAAGAACCCTCTTCCCCGAAAGTTACATGTATTGGTCAAGTTCGGGTTCGACGGTCCAAGAGTAAGAATCGTAACAAATCCTCTCAAGTGTCAAAAACAACCCGCTCACAGAAATGCAGCGGAAATGAGAATGACAATGGTAATGTCGTTGATGAGAGTAATAACAGTTGTTGTTGTTTGAATTTACAGAAGTTTTGTAAATTGAAATTATGTTGCAAACCGAAGTTTCGGAAATGGGTTTTGTTTTTTAACTGTAGAAGTGTTAAGGTCCGGACAAATTCTTCAAAATTCGGGTCAAGTCGGTTCGAGCAAGACGATGAGCAACAAGGAAAAGAAGTTGTCCGGGTCCGGGATGAAGAGAGACGAGTATCGATTTCAATCGAAACGGAGATGACAACGACGACGACAACGCCTCCGAAGAATGCTTTATTGTTAACAAGGAGTAGATCTGCGCCGTACAGATCGTCGTCATTAGCGTGTCGATTTTTGGGTTCACCATCGAGAGAAGAGTCAGAGAAGGTGGAGCTGGAAAACAGAGCATCGGGAATTGAGGTGAGCAGAGATTCCACTTCATCAGAATCGAGGGAAGATCGAGACAGTATTGAAGGTAGACGAAGTAGTAGTAGTACAAACATTAGTTTAAAAAATGACATGGGAAGTTGTGCACAAGTTGTTAAATTAGAAAATGAAAAGAGTATTGTTCCTGATTCAAATGGAGATGATGGGTTTGGGAAACGATTGATGTTAATGAGATGCAAGTCAGAACCGGCTAGAAAAGAATCGGAGACAGTTGATCCGCTAAGCAGTGAGTTCTGGAGACATCGAAGGTCGGGTAATACTGAATCTAGTACAATACATTCACATGCAATAGACTGAACTTATTTATTCCTAGGAATATACTATTACAAGCTCTATTACAATTTACAAGGACTATCATTTTTCTATTTTACTAAGGAGTATTGTCTCCACGTATAACTTTGGATACTCTTTTTCCCATTGCTAAAATATTACTTCATCACGTTTTTTATTATTACCTCCGTTTAACAATATTTGCATCATTTCTCGTTTAGACATTATTTACTCTATCAACTAACTTGACAATTTTTCTTTTACTATTATGTAAGAAAacacataatttttttatattattgtttttataatatatttcCTCTGttccttttttaaatgacataattatttagacacgtttgtcaatgcatgatttcaaacgttaataccttcaattatggataagaaaaaattaaaaaaagttgatatttaaaaaatatttattgagacgaatctaataagaccccacacgactatgttttttctcaaatataaatcacaaaaggaagtcaaaggagcttgtgtgaatagtgtcataaacccaattgtgtcatgtaaataagaacgaaGGAAGTACGTAGTAAACTATTACGGAAACTCCGTAAAAGAaaaatagcaaaaaaaaaaaaatcatataaaattttcaaaacaaATGCATTATACTCTTAACCACAatagttaataaataaattacactGAAATATGTTATTATACGACCATATCCAAACAACtatcaattatttatttttattttatgtaaaacAAGTGTTAAAAAGTGGGTCCAACAAAATTACTTATAAACCTGAAAGCTTGTTATATACCCAATCTAGAAAATAGGTTATTATAACTGATATGATTATCAAATCAATACCATATCCAAAAATTTGGATAGATCGAGCATGGGTATGGTTACGGCTACGGATACTAttcaaatccaaaaaaaaatgatatctAATAATTGTCTGATAagtttttttcttatattttccCAACGTAAGTATTTTTGTCGAAACATTAAACTCCTAAAATCACATAATCACTTTACAatccaaataaataataattttctctaAATTTTTCAACAACTGttgataaaaattgattttattttattagaaacttcatttaaataaattattcagaacagaaaaaaaaaaaaaaaaaaaattagtctcatccgtgcgttgcacgggactTAACCTAGTTTATCATACATAAGAGTTCCAAATACAAACTGCTATTGTGGGAGAAGATTTTCCACAAGGAGCTTGAAAACGACTAATATTCCACAAAAGCTTTACTACAAGTGCGATCTATCTGATAATTTCAAGTGGTGCAAAGGATATGCCGAGTAGAAACATGAAGAAGTGTAGTGCAACGGAAGCAGAGATGAAGAAGGGCATGAAGAAAATAGGGGAGTGGATGAAGAAAATAGGGGAATGCATGAAGAATTCAAGCAATTGAAGAGAAGATGAAACAGCAAAAACAACAGAAATAACAAATCAATTTAGCAATAAAAATAGGAGTATTAATgtttgcttcttttttttttctaacaaatttaaagcaataaacatgGGTTATATTCCATAAATACTTGTCTTTGCATAATAGCTTTACAAAAACTCATTGACAAATTTGTATGTGCACAAATGCCACTGCAACTGCAcaaaaattaattgtttaagCATTGACTTGCTCACAAAAACTGATGTTAACTATGCACGTAACTGACTGACTGATGTTAACTCTGTTGACCTATTCACAAGAATGTACTATTTATAAGGACAAAGAACCTAACGAATATATTTAGTTCTTTAGATTTCAGAAAACTAGCCGTTAGAAGCTAATTCGGCACTTTAAAAACCAATTGGGTATTTGGTACAACAagtttaaaataggggtatatagTGCAATAATAGGTGTATTTGATGaaatataaacatgacttaacagAGCACTAACAGACTATCAAAaaaggggtatattatgttttttgaaaatacgAGGGGTATTTAGTgcgtttcgtgaaacctcaTGGACATTTCATAAAAAAACGTTGAGTAATTGCATGAACAATATGatgttattttttttgtcaacTAACACttatatttattcacattttcaCCCTTAATTATTGGCTACCAAATGTATCATACAAATATGATTAGCCTTCTCCAAAAAAATAGAAGGAACTAGTATTGACCCCGTGCCATGCACGACTTTTGTTATATTTAAAGGTGAGTTTAAATTTTCAATTCAGCATATAACTAAAAGATTAAATGTATTTCATTTCGTGATTCActaaaaaaagtgaaaatagTAGTATAAGTTGTTATACTCGTATTACTTAAAATTAATAGAAATATTAAAAGATAAAGGGGCATGATTAAATCTCCAAGGACACATGACACTTTTCCCTAGTTTATACTCCAATAAATTTCATGCCCCTTTATCTTTCCTAGTAGTATAAGTTGTTATACTCATTTGTATAGGGTAGTATAAGTTGTTATACTCGACAACTACATTATTAAATCTCCAAGGAAATCCATGACATCTCTCCACGTATCATGATGAATTGGCAAGTGACATGTCATGATCACGCCATGTGATACACATACATGATTGTTTATTGTGTCCTCACAAAAGAAAGTTGTTACTTATCATTGAACTCATGACCTCTCATATGTTAATGTGATAGAACTTGTGAGTTGTGActctaaaacaattaaaaaggggaaaaaatttgttcttttataaaaatttaatgcTAAAAATTatgtactactccctccgtttttgttgttctttacgtttgctttttacacgtttattaacgactcattaatgtacattgagattcctttattttttttatttaaacaatgcaaattacgtttatttataatgttttcacttttataaaAATTCCGattttgggaaaatgagaaaaatttaatatcctaatggaaaagtgtgaaagattaaatgactcagttttaggggaatacagttaaatacatattaacatgtgcggaacaatccccaaagccaggaaacgtgtataaagcacagagcaaacttacattcgaagcgtgttttccctagtttatCGATTCACGAAcccgaacaaagaactccaatcgtcgttcctctatttggttcaccgacacgttcagatccgtcttgagatttgtagcttagacaatgctcAATAGTGTTTagccttttgggaagaacaattaTGAACGGAGGCAAAACTGAACTTACGTAAttttagaattaggttagggttaGAAAAACATAAGTTGTGTTGTGtgttataacccttaggttataatgtgatcggccaaggcacaaggcctcaaccggCCACAACACACGCACACCCGAAGCCCATAGCGCACGCGGGCATCgcagccgtgggccttgggcctcgctgctttgctcgctgccttgctgcCCTTTCTACGCGCACACGCCGAGCCTTGCGGGCAGGCTGCTtgctgctggctcgttgggccttgcgcgcatgcgcacttggctcgatgggccgaCAGCTTCGTTGCAGCTCGTATTCACGaccaacgccttacggctattatttatcgtatcgtacttgacgaa contains these protein-coding regions:
- the LOC110803916 gene encoding uncharacterized protein, which gives rise to MRMRLSSISKPISSPGRTDKFPPPLMRFLRSNVGSRSSRGRTRRRPLFMRRKKSLTAASAIETTQEPSSPKVTCIGQVRVRRSKSKNRNKSSQVSKTTRSQKCSGNENDNGNVVDESNNSCCCLNLQKFCKLKLCCKPKFRKWVLFFNCRSVKVRTNSSKFGSSRFEQDDEQQGKEVVRVRDEERRVSISIETEMTTTTTTPPKNALLLTRSRSAPYRSSSLACRFLGSPSREESEKVELENRASGIEVSRDSTSSESREDRDSIEGRRSSSSTNISLKNDMGSCAQVVKLENEKSIVPDSNGDDGFGKRLMLMRCKSEPARKESETVDPLSSEFWRHRRSGNTESSTIHSHAID